A window from Calliopsis andreniformis isolate RMS-2024a chromosome 5, iyCalAndr_principal, whole genome shotgun sequence encodes these proteins:
- the LOC143178808 gene encoding uncharacterized protein LOC143178808, with the protein MNEDLFRRIKTRLKLGFYLMNDEWLRDCIEFYVNQHRNPNDNEILEFVKVQWQLSDLREINNENGSLPRNLSQQKLVTLSENYILQVEQMYDITTSKYKQLEQIRNTHCSEVELTETEMLEKWEPPKKRMMQLRLTDGLQDIIGIEYTQITRLNDMLLPGYKVMIMGPIICRRGVLLLKEGQLKGIGGEVDSLLIPNALENVLARALNLQENPDPYNDNEAKSNNVKENKKLELEDSFFEEDFQINLDELSRIEDSHNKNDIQSNNDTNKTEIETEINTEIKTESFSKITIEKTVTKKEQSCKEDIALDDDDCFFEMVDEEQLIDSQGNQKNNIAPFRTFPMEEEDDIIILNDEEIIENVQCHKKVVKKEKLPASTVDSHVSWFTNKTAVPSTSTAQPEIRKKSQENITSLTAGKRAFPMSPPETVALKKGKIDRKITEFTKRPNSPDPPKICDFIHDVNKEVLIGVTNRKIRARVEILGKLAKKDLRWILEATVTDGTGKIEVSFSNEVLENLLGFTVQEFSLKKKLKKNPEIERELRMSFRNAEQKIKTLDAVLELELDVGKKPKVIKITELTQEQKETVEKRLKHFLNTNNF; encoded by the exons ATGAATGAAGATTTATTTAGACGAATAAAAACCAGATTGAAATTAGGATTTTATTTAATGAATGACGAATGGTTAAGAGATTGCATAGAATTCTACGTGAATCAACACAGAAAT CCAAATGACAATGAAATTTTGGAGTTTGTGAAAGTGCAATGGCAACTCAGCGATTTGCGAGAAATCAACAATGAAAATGGGAGCTTACCGCGTAATTTGTCACAACAGAAATTAGTTACTTTATCCGAAAATTATATACTTCAG GTAGAACAAATGTATGATATTACAACATCAAAATATAAACAGTTAGAACAAATAAGGAATACTCACTGTTCTGAAGTAGAACTAACTGAGACAGAAATGTTAGAAAAGTGGGAACCTCCTAAGAAAAGAATGATGCAGTTACGATTAACAGATGGACTACAAGATATTATTGGAATTGAATATACTCAAATAACTCGACTGAAT GATATGTTGCTACCAGGGTATAAAGTTATGATAATGGGACCAATAATATGTCGTAGAGGTGTTTTATTACTGAAAGAAGGACAACTTAAAGGAATTGGTGGCGAAGTTGATAGTCTATTAATTCCTAATGCATTAGAAAATGTTTTAGCTAGAGCCCT AAACCTACAAGAAAATCCTGACCCTTATAATGACAATGAAGCGAAATCAAATAATGtgaaagaaaacaaaaaattaGAACTAGAAGATAGTTTCTTTGAAGAAGATTTTCAGATTAATTTAGATGAACTttctagaattgaagattcacacAACAAAAATGACATACAGtctaataatgataccaataaaaCTGAAATTGAAACTGAAATAAATACTGAAATAAAGACTGAAAGCTTTAGTAAAATAACTATAGAGAAAACTGTAACCAAAAAAGAACAAAGTTGTAAGGAAGACATAGCATTGGATGATGATGATTGCTTCTTTGAAATG GTAGATGAAGAACAACTTATAGATTCACAAGGAAACCAGAAAAATAATATAGCACCTTTCAGAACTTTTCCAATGGAAGAAGAAGATGACATTATTATATTGAATGATGAAGAAATAATAGAAAATGTACAGTGTCATAAAAAAGTAGTTAAAAAGGAAAAATTACCAGCTTCAACTGTAGACTCACATGTATCTTGGTTTACAAATAAAACAGCAGTTCCTTCAACTAGTACTGCACAGCCGGAAATACGCAAGAAATCACAAGAAAATATTACATCTTTAACTGCAGGAAAGAGAGCT TTTCCAATGTCTCCTCCTGAAACAGTTGCATTGAAGAAAggcaaaatagatagaaaaaTTACGGAGTTTACAAAACGACCTAATTCTCCAGACCCACCAAAAATTTGTGACTTTATTCATGATGTAAATAAAGAGGTCCTAATAGGTGTAACAAACAGAAAAATTCGTGCACGCGTTGAAATTCTTGGAAAATTAGCAAAAAAAGATTTACGTTGGATATTAGAAGCTACAGTAACAGATGGTACTGGAAAAATAGAAGTGTCTTTCTCAAACGAG GTTTTAGAAAATTTGTTGGGTTTCACTGTACAAGAATTTTcattgaaaaaaaaattaaaaaagaatccTGAAATCGAGCGCGAACTTAGAATG AGTTTCCGCAATGCTgaacaaaaaataaaaactttGGATGCTGTTCTAGAATTAGAATTAGATGTAGGCAAAAAACCAAAAGTTATAAAAATCACTGAGTTGACACAAGAACAAAAAGAAACAGTGGAGAAGAGATTAAAACATTTTCTAAATACAAATAacttttga